TTATTAACTAAGCAAATAGGAAGCTAGATGCAGCAAATGCTCATTGATCTAAGAGTAACAACCATAGTAAGTGGAGATGATTGCTGACATCCCATAGCCTTCATATCATgcagtttgtttctttgtttttacaggAAGAAGGCTAAAATAGCACAATAGGGAAGTCTAAGAAACACGATAAAGATGAATTCTGCCGAGGTGTTTATACAGCCTCAAGTAGTTATGAACTTGACAGTGGCAAAAGTGGCTACTAGTTGATATGAGAATCTTCATCtcaattatcattttaatttaggAATTTTAAGACTTCAAATTTCAACAACCAATAAAATCTATGATTGACAGTCACAATGGTAAGCACAatcaattttcttgtttttattatatttactttgTTTAATCTCAGTTTTTTAtaccctgaaagaaaaaaataactcttaaaatgggaaataaaatatgtgataatttctatatttaaaacattctttttatttatagaatATGGTTTCTttgcatacataaacataatctGGAGAGATTTATATGTGCAAGAATATGTTTACACTTAAGTGTTAAACACAGCAggtgacacatgtctgtaatctcagtactaggacggcttaaaagaagaaataaataaatgttaaaatttgaCGGCTGTTGAGAAATCTATTACCTATATTGAGAAcctcacatgaaaaaaaataagatctatGTGCATATAATTAAGTAAATACCTGGTCCCTCAAAGAACGACAAATTGGTGAACATTGAATTACCTCATTAGAAATCTCCATCCTcgtttcattttgaaaatagaataaacaaaaatcagttaGCTACATTGATAGCATGACTAACAGCCAATGGCAGTGATACTGATTAAGCTTACTCTGTGTCACGATCTCTGTGGCACCTCTGAGACTAGAGGTAGAGTTGGAAGAAGGAATTTTTTTAGAACATCTGGGGAAAGGAAGGCAATTTCTCTTTTGTGACCTGTGAAGATAAACAGAGCAAAATGTTGGTCTCTTTTAAGAGCCAAAGTATCCATTTGTGGTGaagcatgtctgcaatcccaataggaggctgggacaggaggactGGGGTTTGAAGTCACTCTGGATTATGTaacaagatcctgtctaaaagcaattttaactaaaaaattaTAATCAAAAAAAATATACTTAGCCATCACTtcaaattcatataaaatatagacCAAGCCAATATGGAAATGCTTTGCATCAGAAGtccaaggaaaaaggaaaatatctttGTAGACATCTGATTGGAaaacatgcaataaataaatacattcagaAGCATTTGTTACAGCCAGTTGCATATGGGATTTTCTCAGTTGTGCCAAGTGGTATAGCGTAAAAAGGTTCACATTCCAAGGTTCTTGAATGAGTGACCATCCTTGTGTATTAATAGTAGGGGGTAGTGTTCCCACGGGATTGCAGAGATGGGGTTATCAATACCATATTTTAACACACAGGAATTGATGAAAATACTATGATTTTCTTAAGTAGAGGAGGATAAAGAAAACaccaatttttataattttgttagtggtctaaaacaaaaattcaaattgACTCTCACAACCTCATAATTTGTAGAAGAGCCATTGTTTCTAACTGAATATGTAAATGCTCATTGAAATTTAGTTAACACtgtttatttatgtaaatgtTCTTCACCATGTCACAATCTTTATTTTCTCCTAAGTCAGAATGGTCATTTTCCTTATTCTCTTATTCAATGTTTTATCTTAAGGTTAAAACTGGTCTATGtaggaaaaataaattgaaatgtgATATGCATGGGGTAGAGAATCATTACAGGCAGgatctttgaaatttatttatcaGTGTATTTCATGAAAGAATGTATGTGTTCTCTGCATAATTATTTCATGTTCTAAAGCCTTCTGTGTCATGTACCACCCTGAGTTGTTAAGTGATCACTAAGGGACAGAGAAACCCAATAAGGAGGCAGTATCAAGGGAACACCTAGGGaactgtctctgtgtgtgcatgtggtgtgtgtgtgtgtgtgtgtgtgtgtgtgtgtgtgtgtgtgtgtacatagctGAGTTGATGTATTTGCATGCACTGTACATTCATGATTGCTAAGTCTGGAAGTCTTTGGTGTGAAAACACACACTGCAGTAGACAAAATTTAAAGGTTTTAACTATAGAGTTGGAACAAAGATCTGAAGTGATTATACTGTGCACAATGATCCCAAGTTGACTGACTTGTCTCAGCACTTTACAAAGGAGCACACGCTTGGAAAATGCATCATAAAATTCCAGGTAATTCTGATCACTCTTGAGCCAAAAGATATCATTGCTTCCCATAAAATAACAGAACCACAGGAGTTAGAAGCCCTTATTCATTTAAAGGGTAATGGTTTTTAAAGCTATAATCTGGCATATTTAAAACTGTGAATCTATTAACAAAATGTCTCTGAATGTTCTGTGCAGGTTTAAGAGAAACCAGGAATCAGTAATGAGGAACCACACTGTCACAACTTTCATTTTACTGGGACTGACAGATGACCAGCAACTGCAAGTTCTTatctttatctttctcttctttacctACTCACTGAGCATAACTGGAAATCTGGCCATCATCTCCCTCATCTTAGTGGATCCCCACCTCAAAACAGCCATGTACTATTTCCTTAAAAACTTTGCCTTCTTGGAGATTTCATTCACATCTGCAAGCATTCCCAGATACTTGTATAACATAGCAACAGGTGACAAAATTATTACCTATAATGCCTGTGTCGGCCAAGTATTTTTTACTGACCTCTTTGGTGTAActgaatttttccttctagctGCCATGTCCTacgaccgctatgtggccatctgcaggCCACTGCACTATGTGACTATCATGAATACCACAGTCTGCAGAAGgcttgtcttttgttgttgggTAGCTGGCTTATTCATTTTAATTCCCCCTCTTAGCCTCGGCCTAAACCTGGAGTTCTGTGACTCTAATATCATTGATCATTTTATCTGTGATGCTTCCCCTCTCCTAAAAATCTCTTGTTCAGACACTTGGTTCA
This is a stretch of genomic DNA from Peromyscus leucopus breed LL Stock chromosome 18, UCI_PerLeu_2.1, whole genome shotgun sequence. It encodes these proteins:
- the LOC114681784 gene encoding olfactory receptor 6C2-like, whose product is MRNHTVTTFILLGLTDDQQLQVLIFIFLFFTYSLSITGNLAIISLILVDPHLKTAMYYFLKNFAFLEISFTSASIPRYLYNIATGDKIITYNACVGQVFFTDLFGVTEFFLLAAMSYDRYVAICRPLHYVTIMNTTVCRRLVFCCWVAGLFILIPPLSLGLNLEFCDSNIIDHFICDASPLLKISCSDTWFMEQTVLICAVLTLIITLVCVVLSYIYIIKTVLRFPSAQQRKKAFSTCSSHMIVVSISYGSCIFIYIKPSAKEEVAINKGVTVLTTSIAPMLNPFIYTLRNRQVKQAFCDSIKRIVVVFSKK